One Chitinophaga sp. H8 DNA window includes the following coding sequences:
- a CDS encoding RagB/SusD family nutrient uptake outer membrane protein, with protein sequence MNKRYRYIKHVCVSLLLVTAGCSKSFLELDPPSQIVESNFFRNEKEANQALAGVYHVLQWGQWMGFHPSHCWSEAASDDAYSGGGSQSDGVGIKALDQFRIVTIGDQTYRGLWSIYYAGIARANVYLDKINSVSASDEFKKITTAEAKFLRAYFYFELVRWYENVPLVTAPLVDASQYNQPQAKPEAVFNQIAKDLEDAMADLPKKSQRQTGGHVTHWGAKALMARVYLFNKGVYNRDLQAGEKVINKTIARAYLEDVINNGGFKLVDNFADIWRKAYEFNTESVFEIDFSGLITVSNVNDQRAGQGNFSVHMFAPRGINDPVFTAGWSYGTITQSLYEEFEVDDPRRDETILYGSAFSSIAKSWQYTGYFNKKYSTHQEYKAGANSDANWGNNYRSIRYSDVLLMAAELWLGDDQGKANGYLKEVRDRVKMPVATATTESIRHERRVELAGEGIRYWDLLRYGLPYAKQQIDASSKRGPDYDGDQSRFTMDWDVSKRGRLPIPQQEVDIANGVLIQNEGY encoded by the coding sequence ATGAACAAGAGATATCGCTATATAAAACACGTATGTGTATCGCTATTACTGGTTACGGCCGGGTGTAGCAAGTCTTTCCTTGAGCTGGATCCACCATCGCAGATTGTTGAGAGCAACTTTTTCCGTAATGAAAAGGAAGCTAATCAGGCATTGGCCGGTGTATATCATGTGTTGCAATGGGGCCAGTGGATGGGTTTTCACCCCAGCCATTGCTGGAGTGAAGCTGCTTCTGATGATGCCTATTCCGGTGGTGGTAGTCAGAGTGATGGGGTAGGTATCAAAGCATTGGACCAGTTCCGTATCGTAACCATTGGTGACCAGACCTATCGTGGGTTATGGTCTATCTATTACGCCGGTATTGCACGTGCGAATGTATACCTGGATAAAATTAACAGTGTAAGTGCATCAGACGAATTCAAAAAGATCACTACTGCGGAAGCTAAGTTTTTACGGGCCTATTTTTACTTTGAGCTGGTACGCTGGTATGAAAACGTACCGTTGGTTACAGCACCATTGGTAGATGCTAGCCAGTACAACCAGCCACAGGCAAAACCGGAAGCGGTATTCAATCAGATCGCTAAAGACCTGGAAGATGCAATGGCAGACTTGCCTAAGAAAAGCCAGCGTCAAACCGGGGGACATGTTACCCATTGGGGTGCCAAAGCTTTGATGGCCAGGGTATACCTGTTTAACAAGGGTGTATACAACCGCGATCTGCAGGCAGGTGAAAAGGTGATCAATAAAACAATAGCCCGTGCTTACCTGGAAGATGTGATCAATAACGGTGGCTTTAAACTGGTAGACAACTTTGCTGACATCTGGAGAAAAGCCTATGAATTTAATACCGAGTCGGTATTTGAAATTGATTTCAGTGGGTTGATTACCGTGAGCAATGTAAATGATCAGCGTGCTGGCCAGGGTAACTTCAGTGTGCACATGTTTGCTCCAAGAGGGATTAATGATCCGGTATTTACAGCTGGCTGGAGCTATGGCACTATTACCCAGTCGCTGTATGAAGAATTTGAAGTGGACGATCCCCGCAGGGATGAAACGATCCTGTATGGCAGCGCCTTCTCTTCTATTGCTAAAAGCTGGCAGTATACCGGTTATTTCAATAAAAAGTACAGCACTCACCAGGAATATAAAGCTGGTGCCAATAGTGATGCTAACTGGGGTAATAACTACCGCTCCATCCGTTATTCAGATGTACTGCTTATGGCGGCTGAACTCTGGCTGGGCGATGACCAGGGCAAAGCGAATGGTTACCTGAAAGAAGTAAGAGATCGTGTGAAGATGCCGGTGGCTACTGCTACTACCGAAAGCATCCGTCACGAACGCCGTGTAGAACTGGCAGGTGAAGGTATCCGCTACTGGGATTTGCTGCGCTATGGACTACCATATGCTAAACAGCAGATAGATGCTTCCAGTAAAAGAGGTCCGGACTATGATGGCGATCAAAGCCGCTTCACCATGGACTGGGATGTATCTAAACGTGGCAGATTACCCATCCCGCAACAGGAAGTGGATATTGCCAATGGAGTATTAATCCAGAACGAAGGGTATTAG
- a CDS encoding ATP-binding protein — MMAEHQNIEYKQSWHDDYLKWIVGFANSQGGTIYIGKDDNGKVVGISDYKKLMEDLPNKIRDILGIIVEVNLHERRGLYYLEVITPPYVVPISLRGIYYTRSGSTKQELKGNALVEFLLQKTGKSWDDVVESSATINDIDPHAVDLYLKAVEKSGRLRNLEGLTIAELLEKLRLTKEGKIKRAAIILFGKDPGRFYPNMVLKMGRFGTSHDDLKFQETTEGCLIHILHEVEDILNKKFFIKAVNFEGLLRIEKGEYPVAALREMLLNALVHRNYTGGAIQIRMYDNRFSSWNEGLLPQGLSLDALKRQHPSRPRNPLIADACFKGGYIDAWGRGTLKILQSCKEAGLPEPEIIEQDGGIQVTLFKNHYNEPGLKKMGLNERQVKAVLYVMQNEKVTNKKYQELFNVSRNTASADLRELTQLNILKSSGAKGVGAFYIIG; from the coding sequence ATGATGGCAGAGCACCAAAACATTGAGTACAAACAAAGTTGGCATGACGATTACCTGAAATGGATAGTTGGTTTTGCCAATAGTCAAGGTGGTACTATTTATATTGGAAAAGACGACAATGGTAAAGTTGTAGGTATTTCCGATTATAAAAAACTGATGGAAGATTTACCTAATAAAATCCGTGATATTTTAGGCATTATAGTGGAAGTGAATCTTCATGAAAGGAGAGGATTATACTACCTTGAAGTAATTACCCCACCTTATGTTGTTCCTATTTCATTAAGGGGCATTTATTATACCCGTAGTGGCAGCACTAAACAAGAATTAAAAGGTAATGCTTTAGTAGAATTTTTGCTACAAAAAACGGGTAAAAGCTGGGATGATGTGGTTGAGTCTTCTGCGACTATTAATGATATTGATCCTCATGCAGTTGACCTCTACCTTAAAGCGGTCGAAAAAAGCGGACGCTTACGTAATCTGGAAGGGCTTACAATAGCTGAATTATTAGAAAAACTACGGCTTACCAAAGAAGGAAAAATAAAACGTGCCGCTATTATTCTGTTTGGAAAAGATCCTGGACGCTTCTATCCTAATATGGTACTAAAAATGGGGCGCTTTGGTACTTCTCATGATGATCTGAAATTTCAGGAAACAACTGAAGGATGCTTAATACATATTTTACATGAGGTTGAGGATATACTGAATAAGAAATTTTTCATAAAGGCCGTAAATTTCGAAGGTTTATTACGCATTGAGAAAGGGGAGTACCCCGTGGCGGCCTTACGGGAAATGTTGTTAAATGCACTGGTTCACCGAAACTATACAGGTGGTGCCATTCAAATCAGAATGTATGACAACCGTTTTAGTAGCTGGAACGAGGGATTATTACCTCAAGGTTTATCACTCGATGCACTTAAACGGCAGCATCCTTCCCGTCCACGGAATCCTTTAATTGCAGACGCATGTTTTAAAGGCGGCTATATTGATGCGTGGGGGCGTGGCACGCTTAAGATTTTACAATCCTGTAAAGAAGCAGGGTTACCTGAGCCTGAAATTATCGAGCAGGATGGCGGCATTCAAGTAACACTTTTCAAAAATCATTATAATGAACCAGGCCTAAAAAAAATGGGATTGAATGAACGTCAGGTGAAAGCTGTTCTTTATGTAATGCAAAATGAAAAGGTCACCAATAAGAAGTACCAGGAGCTATTTAATGTTTCGAGGAATACGGCAAGTGCTGACCTAAGGGAATTAACCCAATTAAACATCTTAAAGTCAAGTGGTGCTAAAGGCGTAGGAGCTTTCTATATAATTGGGTAA
- a CDS encoding efflux RND transporter periplasmic adaptor subunit yields MDKELPAAMVSQKRRKLLGILVLVMLLLVAAIYTMRYVLSPALKRANIITAVAEKGDVENTINASGEVLPEFEEVITSPINAAIQQVVMDAGSKVTAGQSILKLDKAATQTEYDRGKFQLESKHNDIKKLRLELDKSYFDLQSSNEVKQLRINSLLADVENAKRLFKAGGGTREDIEKAELELKVAQLEKKQLENQLKSKQQSMQVEMRESEITAAIQANELHALERKLQQASVVSSREGVVTWVNKNIGATIREGDALARIADLGSYKVTGSISDTYMDQLHNGMPAIIRINETSLRGTITNIYPAVQNGIATFDIKLNEQSHKLLRPNMKVEVFLVTAARNNVVRVANGNGFKGTPVQDVFVVKDNKAIRRTVQIGMSNFDYVELKDQINPGDVVIISDMSAYKHAKEITINN; encoded by the coding sequence ATGGACAAGGAATTACCAGCGGCAATGGTATCACAGAAAAGAAGAAAGCTACTGGGCATTTTAGTGCTGGTGATGCTCTTGCTGGTTGCTGCTATCTATACCATGCGTTATGTGCTGTCCCCTGCCTTAAAACGGGCTAATATCATCACTGCAGTGGCAGAGAAAGGTGACGTGGAAAATACGATTAACGCCTCCGGAGAAGTATTGCCTGAATTTGAAGAGGTGATCACCAGTCCTATTAACGCTGCTATTCAGCAGGTGGTGATGGATGCCGGCAGTAAAGTAACTGCCGGACAATCTATCCTGAAACTGGATAAAGCGGCTACACAAACGGAGTACGACAGAGGAAAATTTCAGCTGGAATCAAAACATAACGATATTAAGAAGCTCAGGCTGGAGCTGGATAAAAGTTATTTTGACCTGCAATCCAGCAATGAGGTAAAGCAGTTGCGTATCAACAGTTTGCTGGCAGATGTGGAAAACGCAAAACGATTATTCAAAGCTGGTGGAGGTACCAGGGAGGATATAGAAAAAGCAGAACTGGAATTGAAAGTGGCACAGCTGGAAAAGAAACAATTGGAAAACCAGCTTAAAAGCAAGCAGCAATCCATGCAGGTGGAAATGCGGGAATCCGAGATTACGGCAGCTATACAGGCCAACGAACTACATGCCCTGGAAAGGAAACTGCAGCAGGCCAGCGTGGTGTCCAGCCGGGAAGGAGTAGTAACCTGGGTAAATAAGAATATTGGCGCTACCATCCGCGAAGGTGATGCGCTGGCACGTATTGCAGACCTGGGGAGCTATAAAGTAACAGGTAGCATTTCGGATACTTATATGGACCAGCTGCACAATGGGATGCCCGCTATTATACGTATCAATGAAACCAGCCTCCGTGGCACCATTACCAATATCTATCCTGCCGTACAGAATGGCATCGCCACCTTTGATATCAAACTCAATGAACAATCACATAAGCTGTTGCGGCCAAATATGAAAGTGGAAGTATTCCTGGTTACTGCTGCCCGTAATAATGTGGTCCGGGTGGCAAATGGTAATGGATTTAAAGGCACCCCTGTACAAGACGTTTTTGTAGTGAAAGATAATAAAGCTATCCGCAGAACTGTACAGATAGGAATGAGCAACTTCGACTATGTGGAATTAAAAGACCAGATTAATCCGGGCGATGTGGTGATCATAAGTGATATGAGCGCCTATAAACACGCCAAAGAAATAACGATTAACAACTAA
- a CDS encoding TolC family protein has product MKNRIFLLLISVLATGMVHSQATGDTMTLSLPQVVEMAKARSIASKQAATVKTTRYWEWRTYRSNYQPQLALNGVLPGYSKTYQQVQQPNGTIAFEPVHNNNSSLDLSFSQSIAQTGGYVYGATQLQRFDDFDRKNTIYNGVPYTIGYSQPLFQFNSLKWDRKIEPLKYNESKQEYIAAMEQIAIKVSGYFFDLLLAQVNLQIATANLNNTNQIQQIAAEKFALGKIARNEILQLQLEKLKAQKSVGTAKRDMEIATLNLRAFTGLQHADKIALTLPPASIEMEVTADKVLEQAYQNNTNAIAFVRKVLEAKRDVAQARGKNGLNAALTANLGFSKSAPSIPKVYESPQNQQLLKLEFSIPILDWGRSKSRVKTAEANLQFAEYAVEQDKQNFSQEVITQVTLFDMMKDQVSLSAVADSIASEKYQIAQDRYVLGNLSITDLSIAFQEKDQAKRDYVAALRDFWGAYYQLRYLSLYDFEHNQKITYR; this is encoded by the coding sequence ATGAAAAACAGGATCTTTTTACTGCTGATATCAGTACTGGCAACGGGGATGGTGCATAGCCAGGCTACAGGTGATACCATGACCTTATCCCTGCCACAGGTAGTGGAAATGGCCAAAGCGCGGTCTATTGCCTCTAAACAGGCTGCTACGGTTAAAACCACCCGGTATTGGGAATGGCGTACCTACCGCTCTAACTATCAGCCACAGCTGGCTCTGAATGGGGTGCTGCCAGGGTATAGTAAAACCTATCAGCAGGTACAGCAACCCAATGGTACTATTGCCTTTGAACCGGTGCACAATAACAATTCTTCTCTCGACCTTTCTTTCAGCCAAAGCATTGCGCAAACGGGAGGATATGTATATGGTGCCACTCAGCTACAACGTTTTGATGACTTTGACAGAAAGAATACGATCTATAACGGGGTACCTTACACGATTGGATATAGCCAGCCCTTGTTTCAATTCAACAGCCTGAAATGGGACAGGAAAATTGAACCATTGAAGTATAATGAAAGCAAACAGGAATATATTGCTGCTATGGAGCAGATTGCTATCAAGGTAAGCGGTTATTTCTTTGACCTGCTCCTGGCACAGGTAAACCTGCAGATTGCTACTGCTAATCTTAACAATACTAACCAGATACAGCAGATCGCAGCAGAGAAGTTTGCCCTGGGAAAAATTGCCAGGAATGAAATACTGCAGTTGCAGCTGGAAAAACTAAAAGCGCAGAAGTCGGTGGGCACTGCCAAACGCGATATGGAAATCGCTACGCTCAACCTGCGCGCTTTTACCGGACTGCAGCACGCTGATAAGATAGCATTAACCCTCCCGCCAGCCAGCATTGAGATGGAGGTAACGGCCGACAAGGTGCTGGAACAGGCCTATCAGAATAATACCAACGCAATTGCTTTTGTCCGGAAGGTACTGGAAGCTAAAAGAGATGTGGCACAGGCAAGGGGAAAGAATGGGCTGAATGCTGCACTAACGGCCAACCTGGGTTTCTCCAAAAGTGCACCCAGCATCCCTAAAGTATATGAATCGCCGCAAAATCAGCAACTCTTGAAACTGGAGTTCAGTATTCCTATATTGGACTGGGGACGATCTAAATCGAGAGTCAAAACAGCAGAAGCAAACCTGCAGTTTGCCGAATATGCAGTGGAACAGGATAAACAAAACTTCTCGCAGGAAGTTATTACACAGGTAACCCTGTTTGATATGATGAAAGACCAGGTAAGCCTGAGTGCAGTGGCAGATAGTATTGCTTCAGAAAAATACCAGATTGCGCAGGACAGGTATGTACTGGGTAATTTAAGTATCACCGATCTGAGTATTGCCTTCCAGGAAAAAGACCAGGCCAAAAGAGATTATGTAGCAGCATTGCGCGATTTCTGGGGGGCATATTATCAGCTACGCTATTTATCATTATACGATTTTGAACACAACCAAAAGATCACTTATCGATAA
- a CDS encoding ABC transporter ATP-binding protein, with protein sequence MIRLQNIEKVYRTDTVETLALNSISLDIAKGEFLSIMGPSGCGKSTLLNIMGLLDIPTKGDIRIADSATNHLSDKEMAHFRNRKIGFIFQSYHLINDLKVLDNVELPLLYRKASAGERKKLAGEALEKVGLSNRMKHFPTQLSGGQKQRVAIARAIVGKPEIILADEPTGNLDSAMGNEIMEILMQLNRTEGTTIIMVTHDEHMAKQTHRLVRLFDGAQVQ encoded by the coding sequence ATGATACGTTTGCAAAACATAGAAAAAGTATACCGCACAGACACGGTGGAAACACTGGCGCTGAACAGTATCAGCCTGGATATTGCCAAAGGGGAATTTCTTTCCATCATGGGTCCGTCTGGCTGTGGGAAGAGTACCCTGCTCAATATTATGGGACTGCTGGATATACCTACCAAAGGAGATATACGTATTGCGGATAGTGCTACCAATCATTTGTCCGACAAGGAAATGGCACACTTCAGGAACAGGAAGATCGGCTTCATCTTTCAAAGTTATCACCTGATCAATGATCTTAAGGTGTTGGATAATGTAGAGCTGCCCTTATTATACCGGAAAGCATCTGCAGGAGAACGGAAAAAACTGGCGGGTGAGGCGCTGGAAAAAGTAGGACTGAGCAACCGTATGAAACATTTTCCTACCCAGCTCTCCGGTGGTCAGAAACAACGGGTCGCCATTGCCAGGGCTATCGTGGGCAAGCCGGAAATTATCCTGGCGGATGAACCTACGGGCAACCTGGACAGCGCCATGGGCAATGAGATCATGGAAATCCTGATGCAGCTCAACCGCACAGAAGGTACTACCATCATCATGGTTACGCATGATGAGCATATGGCTAAACAAACCCACCGCCTGGTACGTCTTTTTGATGGTGCTCAGGTACAGTAA
- a CDS encoding ABC transporter permease — MLKNYFKIAIAVLKRRKFFTFISLFGISFTLTILIVITAFWDHTTSARYPDTKRDRSLYIVNMTLRGSKNGYMNSGPVSLHFLNTYVCKMKTPVDIAFSSMFGPTNTYINNKKLTIDLKYTNADFWNVLDYTFLEGKPYTQQQLNNGERVAVISEETKRNYFGEVPHVVGKYLETNNEQYRVIGVVKNVPVTLPFVYSDIYVPYTLSQRDLEDRSFGGKYTAILLARSAADLPAIKEEFNQLIRKIPLKGENFDKINGNTDSYLEVFTRIIFGDESNNGVGKFVLIMSLFVFTFMLLPTLNLVNINISRIMERSSEIGVRKAFGASSGTLTIQFIVENLILTFLGGVIGVGLSWIILQVINSYQLIPNAYLTINLSVLFISLLVCILFGLLSGVYPAWRMSRMQIVTALKA; from the coding sequence ATGCTTAAGAACTATTTCAAAATAGCGATTGCAGTATTGAAAAGACGGAAGTTCTTTACTTTCATCAGCTTGTTTGGTATCAGCTTCACCCTTACGATCCTGATCGTAATAACGGCCTTCTGGGACCATACTACCAGTGCCAGATACCCTGACACTAAAAGAGACCGGTCACTGTATATTGTTAATATGACATTACGGGGAAGTAAAAATGGATATATGAATTCAGGCCCTGTCAGCCTCCATTTTCTGAATACCTATGTCTGTAAAATGAAAACACCTGTTGATATAGCCTTCTCTTCCATGTTCGGTCCTACCAATACCTATATCAATAATAAAAAACTGACCATCGATCTGAAATATACCAACGCAGATTTCTGGAATGTATTGGATTATACTTTCCTGGAAGGGAAACCTTATACCCAACAGCAACTCAACAATGGAGAAAGAGTGGCGGTAATATCGGAAGAGACTAAACGGAATTATTTCGGAGAGGTCCCTCATGTGGTAGGAAAATACCTGGAAACCAATAACGAGCAATACCGGGTAATAGGTGTAGTGAAAAATGTGCCTGTTACATTACCATTTGTATACAGTGATATATATGTTCCTTACACCCTTTCACAACGGGATCTGGAGGACAGGTCATTTGGAGGTAAATACACGGCTATCCTGCTGGCCAGGTCAGCGGCAGACCTGCCTGCGATAAAAGAAGAATTTAACCAGCTGATCAGAAAAATACCCTTGAAAGGAGAAAATTTTGACAAGATAAATGGGAATACAGATAGTTACCTGGAAGTTTTTACACGTATCATCTTTGGGGATGAATCGAACAACGGGGTAGGAAAATTTGTGCTGATCATGAGTTTATTTGTTTTCACCTTTATGTTATTGCCCACACTTAATCTTGTTAATATCAATATCAGCAGGATTATGGAACGTTCTTCGGAAATAGGGGTACGCAAGGCTTTTGGCGCATCTTCCGGTACACTCACCATACAATTCATTGTAGAAAACCTTATCCTTACTTTCCTGGGAGGAGTGATAGGAGTGGGATTGTCCTGGATTATCCTGCAGGTAATTAATAGTTATCAATTGATCCCGAATGCCTATCTCACCATCAATTTATCTGTATTGTTTATCAGCCTGCTGGTCTGTATCCTGTTTGGGCTGCTTTCGGGGGTATATCCTGCCTGGAGGATGTCGAGAATGCAGATTGTAACTGCCCTCAAAGCTTAG
- a CDS encoding ABC transporter permease → MLTHLFKLIWNKKKHNFLLIIEMLASFLVMFAVFTLLVNYYQHYKAPMNFEYKNVWAVTYEKPQGVNNKDSLVMIYETLRNTLTAMPEVEAVSIMSSNSPFSMSNSSANIRYGKINLLINQYFTDDDFDKVMGVTMQAGRWFSKADAGSKIMPVIINTTMNERYFGQENAIGKIIGNEQEQLRVIGVVKTLKEKGDYAAPEMGIYRRPDSTSYNWLHRMMVKVRPDANNATFESRFAKVFAGSLKDSNVEIEHLTDKRIARNNLTLVPLLVMLIIACFLLINVALGLFGVLWYNISKRKSEIGLRRALGATGPAISLQMVSEALVLSTLAVLVGVFFAIQFPLLNVFDLPANVYFKGIALSVIFIYLLVIICAFYPGRQAANIYPAVALHEE, encoded by the coding sequence ATGTTGACGCATTTATTCAAACTTATCTGGAACAAAAAGAAACATAATTTCCTGCTGATCATTGAAATGCTGGCATCATTCCTGGTCATGTTTGCTGTTTTTACTTTACTGGTAAATTATTATCAGCATTATAAAGCACCTATGAACTTTGAGTATAAGAATGTTTGGGCCGTGACATATGAAAAGCCCCAGGGGGTAAATAATAAAGACTCCCTGGTGATGATTTATGAAACATTACGGAATACGCTTACTGCCATGCCGGAAGTAGAAGCAGTAAGTATTATGTCGAGTAACAGCCCTTTTTCCATGAGTAACTCCAGTGCTAATATCCGGTACGGAAAGATAAACCTGCTGATAAACCAATATTTCACGGATGATGATTTCGATAAAGTCATGGGCGTAACTATGCAGGCAGGCCGCTGGTTCTCAAAAGCAGATGCCGGTAGTAAAATAATGCCGGTGATCATCAATACTACCATGAATGAAAGATATTTTGGACAGGAGAATGCTATTGGAAAAATAATAGGGAATGAACAGGAACAGTTAAGGGTGATAGGGGTGGTAAAGACATTGAAGGAGAAAGGCGACTATGCCGCCCCTGAAATGGGGATCTACAGAAGGCCGGACAGCACTTCTTACAACTGGCTGCACCGGATGATGGTCAAAGTTCGCCCGGATGCCAACAATGCTACCTTTGAAAGCCGTTTTGCCAAAGTATTTGCCGGCAGCCTGAAAGATAGTAATGTGGAAATAGAACATCTCACAGATAAGCGGATAGCCAGGAATAATCTGACACTGGTGCCGCTGCTGGTGATGCTCATCATTGCCTGTTTTCTGCTCATCAATGTGGCATTGGGCCTGTTTGGGGTGCTATGGTATAATATCAGCAAAAGGAAAAGTGAAATAGGACTGCGGAGGGCGCTGGGAGCCACTGGTCCGGCTATATCTCTGCAAATGGTAAGTGAAGCACTGGTATTATCTACACTGGCAGTGCTGGTTGGTGTATTTTTTGCAATCCAGTTTCCCTTGCTGAATGTTTTTGACCTGCCGGCCAATGTGTACTTTAAAGGCATTGCCTTATCCGTTATTTTTATCTACCTGTTAGTCATCATCTGTGCCTTTTATCCGGGCCGGCAGGCGGCTAATATTTATCCGGCAGTGGCATTACACGAAGAATAA
- a CDS encoding sigma-54-dependent transcriptional regulator, giving the protein MILIIDDDIAVRTSLLLLLQQAGYEAAGVSTPEEALLSIRANPPALVLLDLNFSIDTSGKEGMTLLKQIRQQQAALPVILITGWGSIALAVQGMKLGANDFISKPWNNDNILQSVKTLLQLQHKTTHHTRKQLDGLYNFQHIIGEDPKMMDILETIGRVAATDASILIMGESGTGKELIAEAIHQNSTRRNKPFIKVNLGGISTSLFESEMFGHVRGAFTDARYDRTGRFEMAHKGTIFLDEIGDLDSSSQVKLLRVLQDRTYEVLGSSRTKVVDTRVVCATNKNLHEMVALGTFREDLLYRINLITIRLPALRERPKDIPLLVNGFIHNLREMYSRPALNVTSDAMKWLQQLPLPGNIRQLKNLVERAILVSKTDQLDTAAFRSQLELSPVKTGNIQLPGVGTITLEELEVGMIRKAMMFHHNKIAKAAVSLGITRSALYRRLDKYNIPYDETSD; this is encoded by the coding sequence ATGATACTGATTATTGATGATGACATTGCGGTAAGAACTTCTTTATTGCTGCTGTTGCAGCAGGCGGGATACGAAGCGGCGGGTGTAAGCACGCCGGAAGAGGCGCTGCTCAGTATCCGGGCCAATCCGCCTGCACTGGTATTGCTGGACCTTAATTTCTCTATCGATACTTCCGGTAAGGAAGGCATGACTTTATTAAAACAGATCAGGCAGCAGCAGGCTGCCCTGCCCGTAATCCTGATTACCGGATGGGGAAGTATCGCCCTGGCAGTGCAGGGCATGAAGCTCGGGGCTAATGATTTTATCAGCAAACCCTGGAATAATGATAATATCCTGCAATCAGTAAAGACCCTGCTGCAGTTACAGCATAAAACCACACATCATACCCGTAAGCAACTGGATGGCTTGTATAATTTTCAGCACATCATAGGAGAAGATCCTAAAATGATGGACATTCTGGAAACGATCGGGCGTGTGGCCGCTACAGATGCTTCCATTCTTATCATGGGGGAAAGTGGTACAGGAAAGGAACTGATTGCAGAGGCCATCCATCAGAATAGTACCCGCCGCAATAAACCTTTCATCAAGGTAAACCTCGGCGGGATCTCCACTTCCTTATTTGAAAGTGAAATGTTTGGTCATGTAAGAGGTGCTTTTACTGATGCCCGGTACGACCGTACCGGCCGTTTTGAAATGGCGCACAAGGGTACCATCTTTCTGGATGAAATAGGCGACCTGGACAGCAGCAGCCAGGTAAAGCTATTACGGGTGCTGCAGGACAGGACCTACGAAGTGCTGGGCAGCAGCCGTACCAAAGTGGTAGATACCCGCGTAGTATGTGCTACTAATAAAAACCTGCATGAAATGGTGGCGTTGGGTACTTTCCGCGAAGACCTGTTGTACCGCATTAATCTGATCACAATCCGGCTGCCGGCATTGCGGGAACGTCCTAAAGATATCCCACTACTGGTAAACGGGTTTATCCATAACCTCCGGGAAATGTATAGCCGTCCGGCCCTCAACGTTACATCCGATGCCATGAAATGGCTGCAGCAACTGCCATTGCCTGGTAATATCCGCCAGTTGAAAAATCTGGTGGAACGGGCTATACTGGTTAGTAAAACTGACCAGCTGGATACAGCTGCTTTCCGGTCACAACTGGAGCTGTCGCCGGTAAAAACCGGTAATATCCAGTTGCCCGGTGTAGGCACTATCACCCTGGAAGAACTGGAAGTGGGTATGATCAGAAAGGCCATGATGTTTCATCATAACAAAATTGCAAAAGCAGCAGTTTCACTGGGAATCACCCGCAGTGCCTTATACCGGCGGCTGGATAAATACAATATTCCATACGATGAAACTTCGGACTAA